The stretch of DNA CCATGGCATATATAATCCCATAATAGAATGGTTTGGAGTCATCTGTGTACAAACGACTGAACTTTGTCGCTTTGACGAAGCGTTACCGTTAAtaaggaaaatgaaaatcaacaagtgcatacatacatatctacatacatatatagcGTGGATTGGATGCTGCTTTTCCACTGATGGATTCACTctatttattgttgttgtgctTTTTGTTGCTGTGTGCATTTGtcactcacacactcacacacgcacacccacacacatgcAATGTTTGTGTGTACTTTGTTCAAAGACGATCTTATTAATGTGATTATTCTATTGTATGGTTATACAGTCCGACTTTCCTAACTCGAATTATCATCTTGTATAACAAGTTTTGGTTAAGGGttataaatagaaaatatttgtatagaaattttttaattcttaattaaataaatacataaatacttaatttatGTTAAAGGTTTGTTTCAAGTTTCAATTCATgaaaaaagttacaaaaatgCGACTTAATTAATCatgttttaaatgaaactcAAACCAGACTTTATCGACAGTTGAGAAACGCCAAATATTATACTCATAATATTCCCAACATGACTAATGATCGATAAAGCCTAAATTTGCTGACGCTGCAACCATGTCAACAATTAAAGGGGGAAACAGAAAACCGATGTTTAACTAAATagttgaaattttgtttttatttttcttgtgcTCTCAGTTATGTTACAAAAGTTCTTAAACTAAGATTTACAACTTAGCTGACCATAAATACTATAAAACGTATCTTAAGGTAGTATAGATAAAACGTCGATGACAATAACCTTAAAAACATTAGGACATATCACCAGATCAAGTAATATTACCTGTTTAAAGTTCCAAGTTTGGAGATCATGCTCTAAAAGTCCCATGTAATTTAGCCGCTGTGAGTTCGGCTTATAGACTTTGGCCTGTATTAATGCTCTTAAAGACCCACACACCAGCAAACACTCGGCTCCACGGTGACCCAAAGTTGATTGAATGTGTCATGGCCggcaaattgtttaattttaagcatttGTTTGCGCTtactgtcttttttttttcttttttttttttttttttgcctttccCAAGACACTGGACTTTGCCTTCCAATTGCTGTCGACTCGCTCGCACTTCCACCTGCAGTCCACGTGCTTCGCATTGGCTGCATTGCTCCCTCTCATTCGCACGCGCGTAAAGTGAGGCTTCGTTTTGCGCTGGCGTCGCGGCAACGGTTCTTTTCCAATTTGGCTGTGAAACAACGAAGAACGTTCTTCCGAGCGAGCGAGAAGAATTCGATAAGAGTGCAATTAAAAGCGTGGAAAGCGGAAGAAAGGAAGTGCGAAGTGCGTTCTTCCGAAGAGTGCAATTAAAAGTGTAAGAAGCCAAGAACGTTTCTCCAAAAGAGCGAGAAGAATTCACTCAGGGTTCAATTAAAAGTGTGTGGAAAGCGGAAGAAAGTGGCGGGCGAGCGAAATAGAGATAAGAAGCCTTCTAATTATAGAGggtctaaaaataaacaaccaCAAACAGCAGCAAACAATTAGAGAGAGAGGGAACGAGTTAAGCGCTCTCCCAAAGAAAGAGATAGAGATAAGGACGAACAGAGAGCAAGCGCAGCTCAATATATATGAGAGAAGAGtgagagcgaaagagagggggAGATCGCGGGAGATGGGAATACGAGATACTGATGCTCCCAAGAAACGGCAGCTTTACGTTCCAGCATCCAAGCGTCCAGCTTCCAAAAGCGTTTCCAATTCCAAGCCAGTCGCAACGTCAGCGGAATACCGCTACAATTCGCATTGCCAGTCGATCAGTCGATCAGTTGCTCAGTCGCCTGCGGTCCGATAGATATACCCGCACTCTTCTGCTCGTGCCACAATACATCACGCGATGCAACAACAACTTGTgggcgcagcagcagcagaaaacgcagcagcagcagccgcaacaGCAGTCGAaaacgcagcagcagcagcagaagttAGCCACTTGTTCGATTGCCCGCACTCCACCAAACGCCTATCGATAGCAAAAGGACTTTAATCGATCTTCAATCGCAAAggatacaaatatttatcggctccgctttttttttcatttttttttttttttttgcacgtACAATAACCCAATCTAAACCCACCacaaacaagaaggaaaaTTACCCCTTATTTTTagtcgttttgttttgtttttcgtcaATCAATTGTGATTTTGAAACTGTGTGATCGCAAAAGAAAATCTGCAAATtagcaaaaaaagaaagttccTTAAGCAAGTGATAAACCCGTTAGAAACTCTATAGACGGAAAGTGAAAAGGGAGCCCCCGGATTTATATAAACACTATATGcctaaaacacacacattcacaATATATACGTTTTATAATCCGCGTGTATCAAacaacatataaatatatacatcgAAAGCCTTGATTGTTATATATTAAGGACAGCAAAGGaaaccaatatatatataacattaaaCTCGGAAAGAACAGCATGCAAATGTAAGTATAAATGAGGAAAATTCGCATCCTTTACCATATTTTAGTAACATTTGTTGTTAGCAATattggaaaacaaaacaataacataatataaaaatattcgaTTCGAGGAAATATAAACTGTCAATTTCTTATCAGGcttgtttttcaaattattattaaaaatacttttaaagaaaaacaacaaaggcgTTTATTTTCGTGATTTTtttgaacaaaacaaaacaaaacatccACAAAATTACAATCTGTGCTGAGAAAGTTCACGGCATTTCAAGGATgtgaaaaattgtaatatctCAAACCCCTTGAATTACCCCCGCATCACTTCTACACGCATTAAGACAACCTTAACCTCTTCTCGATTCTTATCAAGATCGAAATAAAACTCGAGCCATGATCGGTTCTTCccaagaaaaaacaaacaaactaacACCAACCGAAATCAGCCAAGTGGTGTTCAAgatctatttatatatacatagatGCCATGGCATATCACTGTGAAAACGAAAGCGACAGAAGTGGAAAAACATTGAACCACATACTATATATAGATATCAAGTGTGGTTGGAAGTCGAGTTTCCAAAGGAGCGTCTACtcataaaatgcaaacaataacaataacaacaacaacaataacaacaacaacaataacaacaacaacaaaaacaaaagccacaTGGGGCATATGccccactccactccactctaCTCTACTCTACTCAACTATACTATACTCCCCAAGTCACTCTGTATTTCTGATTGTGTATAAAAAGAACTCATGTTCCAAATGATAAGTGGGGAGCCGACGAGTCGATgggttatttttaaacactgaagtttatgtaaatatatttcctGGCCAGCAAAGCACAGCTCAGCTCAGCGCCGCAGCCCAGACACAAACAATAACAGAATCGAATGgaaaatacaataatatttGAGAGCTGATAAGGGAGTTGAGCTGAGCCAAGCAAAAGACCCCAGACGCGTGTGCAAGGCGGAAGAGATGGGGGAGTTATCAGTCCGATTCCGAAGAAATGTGTCCTTATTACAAGCCACCAAAATAGTTTCGACGGGAGTATTGCATATTGTATTCAATTGTGGTTTAGCAAAGGTAGGAATCAGATAACTAGACTCGATCAGGATcggtgacaaaaaaaaaaaaaaatacaagttttgGGGCAAAGTCTTGATTCGATTAGGTTCTACATATGGACTTAGTAAAGGGAGAGTCGTAAAGATAGCCCATAAAGTTAAAAACGGTGGCCCAGCTTTCTTGCGgcttaaaatgtttcaaatgtATTTACCATCCCCATATGCGTATTTCAGATGATTCCCGTAGTGCCAACGTCCAGAATCCTGCTAGTCCTGGCAACCATAATCGCCGTGCTAGTGCTGATCAGCAGTTGGGTGCCCCAGGTGGCAAGTAGTCCGATCGCACCGGCGGACTATCAACAAAGACGAGTGATGTGCTCCACCAATCTCAGTGAATTCATACAGAACCTATGCGAATCTGGAACGATGTCCTACGGCGATCGTTATCGTAAGTAAACGACTTGGTTCGATTTCGTAGAACTGCGATTGCCTATCAATATGTGTTCTATGTGTAATCCATAGCCAACAGTTTTGGGAAACGCAGGAAGCGAGATGTGCAGTATGTCGCCGATCAGTGCTGCAAACCGGGGGGATGCACCTACACGGAGCTATTAAACTACTGCAAAGAATGATAATTTTCCCGAATTGGTGTTGAGTTGATCAACCGTTACTCCACAACACTCCACTACACTCCACTATACTGAACTTCACTCCGCACTCTACGCCTTGCACCTTACACACCCTACACACTCTACACCCAACACCCCAGACCATTCCAAACTCCATCATTCTTAAGCCTTAAGATAAAACGAGCAAACAGCAGTCTCCCTTAGAGTACACTAAGTATATTTTACTAATTTAAACTATACACTAACTCAATTCtgtacaataaaaaaatgcaaatgaacgAGAGAATTCATATGGTTTATGGGGTTTTGCTTCAAAAGATTTTTGCTAGGTCTTAGAAAACGCTTAAAAAtatgtctaaaagtatgcaatataACGTATAC from Drosophila gunungcola strain Sukarami unplaced genomic scaffold, Dgunungcola_SK_2 000140F, whole genome shotgun sequence encodes:
- the LOC128265622 gene encoding probable insulin-like peptide 6 isoform X1, whose translation is MGELSVRFRRNVSLLQATKIVSTGVLHIVFNCGLAKMIPVVPTSRILLVLATIIAVLVLISSWVPQVASSPIAPADYQQRRVMCSTNLSEFIQNLCESGTMSYGDRYPNSFGKRRKRDVQYVADQCCKPGGCTYTELLNYCKE
- the LOC128265622 gene encoding probable insulin-like peptide 6 isoform X2, with translation MIPVVPTSRILLVLATIIAVLVLISSWVPQVASSPIAPADYQQRRVMCSTNLSEFIQNLCESGTMSYGDRYPNSFGKRRKRDVQYVADQCCKPGGCTYTELLNYCKE